One genomic segment of Thalassospiraceae bacterium LMO-SO8 includes these proteins:
- a CDS encoding DUF1365 domain-containing protein, translating into MTLASAIYEGDVVHQRKRPKPHRLRYSVFSMLLDLDELSALSKVTRLFGHNRFAPLAFHDRDHGPADGSALRPWAERHLRQAGIDPDGGPIRLLCYPRIFGYAFNPLSVFFCYRRSGALTAILYEVCNTFKERHTYVIPVADQSRPVIKQSCAKALYVSPFIGMDASYQFRIVPPGETVRIVIRQEDSDGLLLAASFAGDRRPFSPRGLTRALIRFPLLTLKVMAGIHWEALKLWLKGLPVFKHSPAVRRVQFSIEENGT; encoded by the coding sequence ATGACGTTGGCATCGGCAATCTACGAAGGCGACGTGGTGCATCAACGAAAACGGCCGAAGCCCCATCGGCTCCGCTATTCGGTGTTTTCCATGCTGCTTGATCTGGACGAACTGTCTGCGCTCAGCAAGGTGACCCGCCTGTTCGGCCACAACCGATTTGCGCCGTTGGCTTTCCACGACCGGGATCACGGGCCGGCGGACGGCAGCGCCCTGCGCCCCTGGGCCGAACGGCACCTGCGTCAGGCCGGCATCGATCCGGACGGCGGGCCGATCCGCCTACTCTGTTATCCGCGTATCTTCGGATATGCCTTTAATCCGCTCAGCGTGTTTTTTTGCTACCGGCGATCGGGCGCGCTGACCGCCATCCTTTACGAGGTCTGCAACACCTTCAAGGAACGCCATACCTATGTGATTCCAGTCGCCGATCAAAGCCGCCCGGTCATCAAGCAGTCCTGCGCCAAGGCACTCTATGTTTCGCCCTTCATCGGTATGGACGCCTCCTATCAGTTCCGCATCGTGCCCCCGGGCGAGACCGTCCGCATCGTCATCCGCCAGGAGGACAGCGACGGGCTGTTGCTGGCGGCGTCCTTCGCGGGGGACCGCCGTCCGTTCTCTCCGCGCGGCCTAACGCGTGCCCTGATCCGGTTTCCGCTGCTGACGCTGAAGGTGATGGCGGGCATCCATTGGGAGGCCTTGAAGCTGTGGCTCAAGGGCCTGCCCGTATTCAAGCATTCGCCGGCCGTGCGCCGTGTCCAATTCAGCATTGAAGAGAATGGAACGTAA
- a CDS encoding FAD-dependent oxidoreductase yields the protein MIGTGIAGMSAAWLLSQGHNVTVYEKEPHPGGHSNTVDAATAAGPVPVDTGFIVYNERNYPNLTALFRHLGVRTKDSDMSFAASLDGGRLEYAGTDLNGLLGQRRNLLRPRFWRMVRDLLRFYRDAPGHLDDAPSAGLSLGDYLAANRYSDAFIEDHLLPMGAAIWSTTAREMRAYPAVAFIRFFVSHGLLTLTDRPQWRTVDGGSREYVKRLTEPYRERIHYGGVREVTRHPGKVLVVANDGECRAFDHVVMAAHADQTHAMLSDRDAREENLLGAWSYTDNRAVLHTDPSLMPKRRRVWSSWNFIGGEQTAAESDPLCVTYWMNPLQGLDPNTPLFVTLNPVREPAPGSVLREFQYAHPFFDQAALRSQETLWSLQGHRRTWYCGSYFGYGFHEDALQSGLAVAEQLGGMRRPWTVDDENGRITVTRPAEVAAK from the coding sequence GTGATCGGCACCGGCATCGCCGGCATGTCGGCCGCCTGGCTGTTGAGCCAGGGGCACAATGTCACCGTCTATGAAAAAGAGCCCCACCCGGGCGGCCATTCGAACACGGTCGACGCCGCGACGGCGGCGGGGCCGGTTCCCGTGGACACGGGTTTCATCGTTTACAACGAACGGAATTATCCGAACCTGACGGCCTTGTTCCGCCATCTCGGCGTGCGGACCAAGGACAGCGACATGTCCTTCGCCGCCTCCTTGGACGGCGGCCGACTGGAATACGCCGGCACCGATCTCAACGGACTGTTGGGTCAGCGGCGCAACCTCCTGCGTCCCCGGTTCTGGCGGATGGTCCGCGACCTTCTGCGGTTTTACCGGGACGCGCCGGGGCATCTCGATGATGCGCCGTCGGCGGGCCTCAGCCTCGGCGACTACCTGGCCGCAAACAGATATTCCGACGCATTTATCGAAGACCATCTACTGCCGATGGGTGCGGCCATCTGGTCGACCACCGCCCGGGAGATGCGCGCCTATCCGGCGGTGGCCTTCATTCGCTTTTTCGTCAGCCACGGCCTGCTGACCCTGACGGACCGCCCGCAATGGCGCACCGTCGACGGCGGATCGCGGGAATACGTCAAACGGCTGACCGAACCCTACCGCGAGCGCATTCATTACGGCGGTGTCCGCGAGGTCACGCGGCACCCCGGAAAGGTCCTGGTCGTGGCGAACGACGGCGAATGCCGGGCCTTCGACCATGTCGTCATGGCCGCCCACGCCGACCAGACCCATGCGATGCTGAGCGACCGCGACGCACGGGAAGAAAACCTGCTTGGGGCATGGTCCTATACGGACAACCGCGCGGTTCTTCATACCGATCCTTCCCTGATGCCGAAACGGCGGCGCGTGTGGTCGAGCTGGAACTTCATCGGCGGCGAACAAACAGCAGCAGAGAGCGATCCCCTTTGCGTCACCTATTGGATGAACCCGTTGCAGGGCCTGGACCCGAACACGCCCTTGTTCGTGACCCTGAACCCGGTGCGTGAGCCGGCGCCGGGCTCCGTGCTGCGGGAATTTCAATACGCCCATCCGTTCTTCGATCAAGCGGCCCTCCGCTCGCAGGAAACGTTGTGGTCGCTGCAGGGGCACCGGCGCACCTGGTATTGCGGCAGCTACTTCGGATACGGCTTTCACGAGGACGCCTTGCAATCGGGTCTCGCCGTGGCGGAACAATTGGGCGGCATGCGCCGGCCCTGGACGGTCGACGACGAGAACGGTCGGATAACGGTGACCCGACCGGCGGAGGTTGCGGCGAAATGA
- a CDS encoding sigma-70 family RNA polymerase sigma factor gives MDDLIVAVAQHRDRAAFRELFDHFAPRLKAFVMRQGLDSQMAEEVTQEAMVRVWQKAQQFDPSKARASTWIFTIARNLRIDFLRKSYRPEPDPDDPAMVPDAEPGGFAHVAQAQEAERLRAAIAVLPDDQRVVLHLAFFEEKTHPEIAEQLGIPLGTVKSRIRLAFKRVRSELGEDQ, from the coding sequence ATGGATGATTTGATCGTCGCGGTCGCGCAGCACAGGGACCGTGCTGCGTTCCGCGAACTGTTCGATCACTTCGCCCCCCGGCTGAAAGCCTTCGTCATGCGCCAGGGCCTCGACAGCCAGATGGCCGAAGAGGTGACTCAGGAAGCCATGGTCCGCGTGTGGCAAAAGGCGCAGCAGTTCGATCCGTCGAAGGCGCGGGCCTCGACCTGGATTTTCACGATCGCCCGAAATCTGCGCATCGACTTTCTGCGTAAGAGCTACAGACCTGAACCGGACCCCGATGACCCGGCGATGGTGCCCGACGCCGAACCCGGCGGGTTCGCCCACGTGGCGCAGGCGCAGGAAGCGGAACGGTTGCGGGCCGCCATCGCGGTGCTGCCGGATGATCAGCGGGTTGTCCTGCACCTGGCGTTCTTTGAGGAAAAGACCCATCCCGAAATCGCCGAGCAGTTGGGCATTCCACTGGGCACCGTCAAATCGCGTATCCGGCTGGCATTCAAACGTGTTCGGTCGGAGCTTGGAGAAGACCAATGA
- a CDS encoding ChrR family anti-sigma-E factor yields MTIAHHPSEELLLDYASGALTESWSLAVATHLALCPECRHEVARMEAVGGGLLDALTPTACSDAAFDAVLARLTDGADAAPITVPRETLHETAGPAPVLPDPLRGYIGADLDGVPWQRLGLGAYQCLVRTEDGVTARLLRIPAGRPVPEHTHRGQELTLVLRGAFSDQTGHYGAGDFQEADEHIKHQPHAAPGEDCICLAITDAPLRFRSLAARLVQPLLGI; encoded by the coding sequence ATGACCATCGCGCATCACCCGAGCGAAGAACTCCTTCTTGATTATGCCAGCGGCGCCCTGACGGAATCCTGGAGCCTGGCGGTCGCGACCCACCTGGCGCTGTGTCCGGAATGCCGCCACGAGGTCGCCCGCATGGAAGCCGTGGGCGGCGGCCTGTTGGACGCCTTGACGCCGACCGCCTGTTCGGACGCCGCGTTCGACGCGGTCCTGGCGCGGCTGACGGATGGCGCCGACGCGGCGCCGATCACCGTCCCGCGCGAGACCCTGCATGAAACAGCGGGGCCCGCCCCCGTCCTGCCGGACCCCTTGCGCGGATATATCGGCGCCGATCTCGACGGCGTCCCTTGGCAGCGTCTGGGATTGGGCGCCTACCAATGCCTTGTCCGAACGGAAGACGGCGTGACGGCCCGGCTGTTGCGGATCCCGGCGGGCCGGCCGGTGCCCGAACATACCCACCGCGGCCAGGAATTGACTCTGGTGCTTCGGGGGGCGTTCTCCGATCAGACCGGACACTATGGAGCCGGGGATTTTCAGGAAGCGGACGAGCATATCAAGCATCAGCCCCATGCGGCGCCTGGGGAAGATTGTATCTGCCTGGCAATAACGGATGCGCCCCTTCGGTTCCGGTCCCTGGCGGCGCGCCTCGTCCAGCCTCTTTTGGGCATCTAG
- a CDS encoding DUF3500 domain-containing protein, with protein sequence MWRRLLFAGIAAAVLGAPPVRAAPVDAAIADAARAWQQAMGDKAAAGTFAFTEDERFDWAYTPGYRKGVPIRDMTPPQRAAAAALMRSTLSAPGVAKAEAIMALEAVLAEVEGSSLDYRDPEKYFISVFGVPGRHPWGWRLEGHHLSVNVTVAAPGAVSLTPVFLGTNPAEIPGGPRKGERVQRDEYVLALRFAASLDAGQRERALLRGRSLGNVVAGPGRGDALAVPEGLPTEALSPPQQALLTDLIRTYVGLARDEVGRPYMDLVRAGWADTRVAWAGPMAEGAAFYYRIHGPRLLIEFDNSQNAANHIHSLWRDPANDFGRDDLHHHYKGAPEAHGHRP encoded by the coding sequence ATGTGGAGACGACTGCTTTTCGCCGGAATCGCCGCGGCCGTGCTCGGCGCGCCGCCCGTCCGCGCGGCGCCTGTCGATGCCGCCATCGCCGACGCCGCCCGGGCCTGGCAACAAGCCATGGGCGACAAGGCGGCCGCGGGGACGTTCGCGTTCACGGAGGATGAGCGGTTCGATTGGGCCTATACGCCGGGATACCGCAAGGGCGTCCCGATCCGTGACATGACGCCACCCCAGCGCGCGGCGGCCGCGGCCTTGATGCGCAGCACCCTGTCGGCGCCGGGCGTGGCCAAGGCCGAGGCGATCATGGCGCTCGAGGCCGTTCTGGCCGAGGTCGAAGGCTCGTCCCTCGACTACCGCGACCCGGAAAAATATTTCATATCGGTATTCGGCGTGCCGGGCCGGCATCCCTGGGGCTGGCGCCTGGAAGGCCACCACCTGTCGGTCAACGTCACCGTCGCCGCGCCCGGCGCGGTGTCGCTGACGCCGGTCTTCCTCGGCACCAACCCGGCGGAAATTCCCGGCGGCCCCCGCAAGGGCGAGCGCGTGCAGCGCGATGAATATGTCCTGGCGCTGCGCTTCGCGGCCAGCCTTGATGCGGGCCAGCGCGAGCGGGCCCTCCTGAGAGGACGCTCCCTCGGCAACGTGGTCGCCGGCCCCGGCCGGGGCGATGCCCTGGCGGTGCCCGAAGGCCTGCCCACCGAGGCCCTCAGCCCGCCGCAGCAGGCCTTGCTGACCGATTTGATCCGCACCTACGTGGGCCTTGCCCGCGACGAGGTCGGCCGCCCCTACATGGACCTGGTGCGGGCCGGCTGGGCCGACACCCGCGTCGCCTGGGCCGGGCCCATGGCCGAGGGGGCGGCTTTCTATTACCGCATCCACGGCCCGCGTCTGCTGATCGAATTCGACAATTCGCAGAACGCCGCCAATCACATCCACAGTCTGTGGCGCGACCCGGCGAACGATTTCGGCCGCGACGATCTGCATCATCACTACAAGGGGGCGCCGGAAGCCCACGGGCACCGGCCCTAG
- a CDS encoding LLM class flavin-dependent oxidoreductase, which produces MTDKVKFGVRLTVQGEMGATSSGFDYALEMARVAEDLGFDSVWIPDHVENAHLDRSKPILEYWTAMTAIGALTKRVRLGGHSINNTFRHPGLTTKIACTLDHITGGRVILAPGSGWFAAEAKSYGFTEWSDDGLERIARLDEGLSIYRGLIECEDANGFSFDGRFYQLKDAFCHPKPPQKPYPPIWIAGDSPPTQELMKKHGDVWFMYSKAPPVVKELVDGMKAELTERPFEVAISAVGLADKGPEETRKWAEMYAEERKHRFPIPPTVDDVMESNLIGDVAQVRDRIDQWIDAGVNHIVFQPMPPMEGTRFFGEKIIHHYM; this is translated from the coding sequence ATGACCGACAAGGTAAAATTCGGCGTGCGCCTGACCGTGCAGGGCGAAATGGGCGCGACGTCGTCCGGTTTCGACTATGCCCTGGAGATGGCCCGCGTGGCCGAGGATCTGGGCTTCGATTCCGTGTGGATCCCCGACCATGTGGAGAACGCGCATCTCGACCGTTCCAAGCCGATCCTGGAATACTGGACGGCCATGACCGCCATCGGCGCCCTGACCAAGCGCGTGCGCCTGGGCGGCCATTCCATCAACAACACCTTCCGTCATCCGGGCCTGACGACCAAGATCGCCTGCACCCTGGATCACATCACCGGCGGCCGCGTGATCCTGGCCCCCGGGTCGGGCTGGTTCGCCGCCGAGGCCAAGTCCTACGGCTTCACCGAATGGTCCGACGACGGGCTGGAGCGCATCGCGCGTCTGGACGAAGGGCTTTCCATCTACCGCGGCCTGATCGAATGCGAGGATGCGAACGGGTTTTCCTTCGACGGCCGGTTCTATCAGCTGAAGGACGCCTTCTGTCATCCCAAGCCGCCGCAGAAACCCTATCCGCCGATCTGGATCGCCGGCGATTCGCCGCCGACCCAGGAATTGATGAAAAAGCACGGCGACGTCTGGTTCATGTATTCAAAGGCCCCCCCTGTGGTGAAGGAACTCGTCGACGGCATGAAGGCGGAGCTGACGGAGCGGCCGTTCGAGGTCGCGATCTCCGCCGTCGGCCTGGCCGACAAGGGGCCCGAGGAAACCCGCAAATGGGCCGAGATGTACGCCGAGGAGCGCAAGCACCGTTTTCCCATCCCGCCCACGGTCGACGACGTCATGGAATCGAACCTGATCGGCGACGTCGCCCAGGTCCGCGACCGCATCGATCAATGGATCGACGCCGGCGTCAACCACATCGTGTTCCAGCCCATGCCGCCCATGGAAGGCACGCGGTTCTTCGGCGAGAAGATCATCCACCACTACATGTAA
- a CDS encoding PAS domain S-box protein, whose translation MKAPTRQFLAATFLGLSLGAVLVFASHIVYQRNVEQARETTVRKSQQAAYQIELLVSARFGVGQYLQQLWRDGGISTEQQFRRHARALLGTYSGIRYISRLDADGRFTWIEPETIGADRLGGSLRDDPGARETYDYVSGGGAAASSPPYDFPDGANGFVNLSPLDTADRRFGYVNVAFHTAPIIDRALGDGITKRFRVEVRYGDRLIHAAGVAADTASATVSAATDVRVLGREWAVTLRPSVTVLAMQIGNAHVAVLAVGLPAVLLISLLAGMFLSRHEALRASEAMAAALIENVPSSLNIKDLSGRYLRVNRTFCEWAQRPMSEVIGKTENEVHGDRDGTSDFVRDQDAAAIDQGAPVYRERYGPFRDGVMRHVLVAKFPITDGAGEVVALGTAVTDISKQKEAEDILRRSHEELEKLIADRTRELRSEIRVREIAETSWRESEERLRDIAESASDWFWEMDQDLRFTYISDRFFQITGLDRSDVLGKTRWEFAGNMDAGDRARFADHRADMEAHRSFRNFEYTLYSKLGAEISVRLSGRPVFDVTGAFIGYRGAGTDVTATRAAERALVRAKEDLERRVDERTKELRQEITVRRRAQELADQASRAKTDFLANVSHEFRTPLNGIIGFSEIMASEVFGPLGASRYREYAEDIIRSGRHLLALINDVLDVSRIEAGAMSLHEEPVDLARAVEECTAMVEQRAEAKEISLVKYVQPGLPAMMADVTRIKQILLNLVTNAVKFTEQGGDVRVEATWSADAGHALVVSDTGIGIDPKDIPKVLMPFGQAHRAFTRAHEGFGLGLSLVHSLTEEHGGSLEIDSAPGKGTTVTVRFPKSRTVGDADAGQ comes from the coding sequence ATGAAGGCCCCAACACGTCAATTTCTGGCGGCCACCTTCCTCGGGCTTTCCCTGGGGGCGGTGTTGGTTTTCGCATCGCACATCGTCTATCAGCGCAACGTCGAGCAGGCCCGTGAAACCACGGTCCGAAAGTCGCAACAGGCGGCGTACCAGATCGAACTTTTGGTCAGTGCGCGGTTCGGCGTCGGCCAGTACCTGCAACAACTGTGGCGTGACGGCGGCATATCGACCGAACAGCAATTCCGGCGGCATGCCCGGGCCCTGCTCGGCACCTATTCGGGAATCCGCTACATCTCGCGGCTTGACGCCGATGGGCGGTTCACCTGGATCGAGCCGGAAACCATCGGCGCGGACCGCCTCGGCGGTTCCTTGCGTGACGATCCGGGGGCGCGCGAAACCTATGATTACGTCTCCGGCGGCGGTGCGGCGGCGTCCAGCCCGCCGTATGACTTTCCGGACGGCGCCAACGGGTTCGTGAATCTGTCGCCGCTCGACACGGCCGACCGCCGGTTCGGCTACGTCAACGTGGCGTTCCATACGGCGCCGATCATCGACCGTGCCCTGGGCGATGGCATCACGAAGCGCTTCAGGGTCGAGGTCCGGTACGGCGATCGCCTGATCCACGCCGCGGGCGTCGCCGCCGACACTGCGTCGGCCACGGTTTCCGCCGCCACGGATGTCCGTGTGCTGGGCCGTGAATGGGCGGTGACCCTGCGGCCGTCGGTGACGGTGCTTGCGATGCAGATCGGCAATGCTCATGTCGCGGTGCTGGCGGTCGGCCTGCCGGCGGTCCTTCTCATATCGCTGCTGGCGGGCATGTTCCTGTCGCGTCACGAAGCGCTGCGTGCCAGCGAGGCCATGGCGGCGGCGCTGATCGAAAACGTGCCGTCGTCCCTCAACATCAAGGATCTGTCCGGGCGCTATCTGCGGGTCAACCGGACGTTCTGCGAATGGGCCCAAAGACCGATGTCCGAGGTTATCGGCAAGACAGAGAACGAAGTTCATGGCGACCGTGACGGCACGTCGGATTTCGTCCGCGACCAGGACGCCGCGGCGATCGACCAGGGGGCGCCGGTCTATCGGGAACGTTACGGCCCGTTCCGCGACGGCGTCATGCGTCATGTGCTGGTCGCCAAATTCCCCATCACCGACGGCGCCGGCGAGGTGGTCGCGCTCGGCACGGCGGTTACCGACATCTCGAAGCAGAAAGAGGCGGAGGACATCTTGCGCCGCTCCCACGAGGAGTTGGAAAAGCTGATCGCCGACCGGACCCGCGAACTGCGCAGCGAGATCCGCGTGCGCGAAATCGCCGAAACCTCGTGGCGGGAAAGCGAGGAGCGCCTGCGCGATATCGCGGAATCGGCCTCGGACTGGTTCTGGGAAATGGACCAGGACCTGCGCTTCACCTATATCTCCGACCGCTTCTTCCAGATCACCGGCCTGGACCGCAGCGACGTCCTCGGCAAGACGCGCTGGGAATTCGCCGGCAACATGGACGCCGGGGACCGTGCGCGCTTCGCCGACCACCGCGCCGACATGGAAGCCCACCGTTCGTTCCGCAATTTCGAATACACCCTGTACAGCAAGTTGGGGGCGGAGATTTCCGTGCGTCTCAGCGGCCGCCCCGTGTTCGACGTGACCGGGGCCTTCATCGGTTACCGCGGCGCGGGCACGGACGTCACGGCGACCCGCGCGGCCGAACGCGCCCTGGTGCGCGCCAAGGAGGATCTGGAACGCCGGGTCGACGAGCGCACCAAGGAACTGCGCCAGGAAATCACCGTCCGGCGCCGGGCCCAGGAACTGGCGGACCAGGCCAGCCGCGCCAAGACCGACTTTCTGGCCAACGTCAGCCACGAATTCCGCACGCCGCTCAACGGCATCATCGGGTTTTCGGAGATCATGGCGAGCGAGGTGTTCGGCCCGCTCGGCGCGTCCCGCTACCGGGAATACGCCGAGGACATCATCCGTTCGGGCCGCCACCTGCTGGCGCTGATCAACGACGTGCTCGACGTGTCGCGCATCGAGGCGGGGGCCATGTCTCTGCACGAGGAGCCGGTCGATCTGGCCCGCGCCGTCGAGGAATGCACGGCCATGGTCGAACAGCGGGCCGAAGCCAAGGAGATCTCCTTGGTCAAGTATGTGCAGCCGGGCCTGCCGGCGATGATGGCGGATGTCACGCGCATCAAGCAGATTTTGCTCAACCTGGTGACCAACGCCGTGAAGTTCACGGAACAGGGCGGCGACGTGCGGGTCGAGGCGACCTGGTCGGCGGACGCGGGCCATGCCCTCGTCGTGAGCGACACGGGCATCGGCATCGATCCCAAGGACATCCCCAAGGTTCTGATGCCGTTCGGCCAGGCCCACCGCGCCTTCACCCGCGCCCACGAGGGCTTCGGGCTGGGCCTGTCGCTGGTCCACTCCCTGACCGAGGAACACGGCGGCAGCCTGGAGATCGACAGCGCCCCCGGTAAGGGCACGACGGTCACCGTGCGCTTTCCCAAAAGCCGCACGGTCGGCGACGCCGACGCCGGGCAGTAA
- a CDS encoding N-formylglutamate amidohydrolase, with amino-acid sequence MTALPGLEVPGVLRFHAAAEPAIPLVFDSPHSGSIYPEGFRPAVAIAALRPAEDAFVDDLYAAAPEKGAALLEALFPRLYVDPNRNETDMDPAHVDGPWGGPPLQPGPKAELGQGLVWMRRPPGLPVYDGKIAAADLRARIDDYHRPYHAALGRMLDWAAGRFGGYYHINCHSMPAVATAMSAEPEGTVRPDFVLGTRDGTTTGPALVDCVGNYLSARGYDVRVDHWYKGVEIVRLAGDPARGRHSLQIEINRRLYMDEQKIEKSAGYADMKTVITDLIDELGRFAMAHPPGPK; translated from the coding sequence ATGACGGCGCTTCCAGGCCTGGAGGTTCCCGGCGTTCTGCGGTTCCACGCGGCGGCGGAACCGGCGATTCCCCTGGTGTTCGATTCCCCCCATAGCGGGTCGATCTATCCCGAGGGTTTCCGCCCCGCCGTGGCCATCGCCGCCCTGCGCCCGGCCGAAGACGCCTTCGTCGACGATCTTTACGCGGCCGCCCCCGAAAAGGGCGCGGCCCTGCTCGAGGCCCTGTTCCCCAGGCTCTACGTCGATCCCAACCGCAACGAGACGGATATGGACCCGGCCCATGTCGACGGGCCCTGGGGCGGCCCGCCGTTGCAGCCCGGACCGAAGGCCGAACTTGGCCAGGGGCTGGTCTGGATGCGCCGCCCGCCGGGCCTGCCCGTCTATGACGGCAAGATCGCCGCCGCCGATCTGCGGGCGCGGATCGACGATTACCACCGGCCCTACCATGCGGCGCTCGGGCGCATGCTGGATTGGGCGGCGGGGCGGTTCGGCGGCTATTACCATATCAACTGCCATTCCATGCCGGCCGTGGCGACGGCCATGTCGGCGGAACCGGAGGGTACGGTGCGCCCCGATTTCGTGCTCGGCACGCGCGACGGCACGACCACCGGGCCCGCCCTGGTCGATTGCGTCGGCAACTATCTGTCCGCCCGTGGCTACGACGTGCGGGTCGATCATTGGTACAAGGGGGTGGAGATCGTCCGCCTGGCCGGCGACCCGGCCCGGGGGCGTCACAGCCTGCAGATCGAAATCAACCGGCGCCTTTACATGGACGAACAGAAGATCGAGAAATCCGCCGGCTATGCCGACATGAAAACCGTAATCACCGACTTGATCGATGAATTGGGGCGGTTTGCCATGGCTCACCCCCCTGGACCTAAGTAA
- a CDS encoding ATP-binding cassette domain-containing protein, whose product MTAILELTDVTKNFVKPLDAAAKLARYLGANVKEEVVHAVDGVSLKIAKGEVVGLVGESGCGKSTLGRMVAGIMEPTAGAIHYKGDLVSAMDKDAGHQTALAIQMIFQDPFASLNPRMRVQDIIGEAPVRHGIVPKAGAADYVAEVMRRVGLDPDYRRRYPHQFSGGQRQRIGIARALAVNPEFLVCDEAIAALDVSIQAQVINLFMDLREDLDLTYLFISHDLSVVEHISDRVVIMYLGRVVETASTEDIFASPNHPYTQALLNEVPRLDIRGLDYQPISGEIPSPLDPPPGCHFHPRCPHATARCREERPKLREIAPGRIAACHLNDDP is encoded by the coding sequence ATGACCGCGATTTTGGAACTGACGGACGTCACCAAGAACTTCGTCAAGCCGCTGGACGCGGCGGCCAAGCTGGCCCGCTATCTGGGCGCCAACGTCAAGGAAGAGGTCGTGCACGCCGTTGACGGCGTGTCCCTGAAGATCGCCAAGGGCGAGGTCGTGGGCCTGGTCGGCGAGTCGGGCTGCGGCAAATCGACGCTCGGGCGCATGGTCGCCGGCATCATGGAGCCGACGGCGGGGGCGATCCACTACAAGGGCGATCTGGTCTCCGCCATGGACAAGGACGCGGGGCATCAGACGGCACTCGCCATCCAGATGATCTTCCAGGACCCCTTCGCCAGCCTCAACCCGCGCATGCGGGTGCAGGACATCATCGGCGAGGCCCCCGTGCGTCACGGCATCGTTCCCAAGGCCGGGGCCGCCGATTACGTGGCCGAGGTCATGCGGCGGGTCGGGCTCGACCCGGACTACCGCCGACGCTACCCGCATCAGTTTTCCGGCGGTCAACGTCAGCGCATCGGCATTGCCCGCGCCCTTGCCGTGAACCCCGAATTCCTGGTCTGCGACGAGGCCATCGCGGCCTTGGACGTATCCATCCAGGCCCAGGTCATCAACCTGTTCATGGACCTGCGCGAGGACCTGGATCTGACCTATCTGTTCATCAGCCACGACCTTTCGGTGGTCGAACATATTTCCGACCGGGTCGTCATCATGTACCTGGGCCGGGTGGTCGAGACGGCGTCGACCGAAGACATCTTCGCCAGCCCCAACCATCCCTATACCCAGGCGTTGTTGAACGAAGTCCCGCGCCTCGACATCCGTGGGCTCGATTATCAACCGATTTCGGGGGAAATCCCGTCGCCGCTCGATCCGCCGCCGGGCTGTCATTTCCACCCGCGCTGTCCGCACGCGACGGCGCGCTGCCGCGAGGAGCGGCCCAAGCTGCGTGAAATCGCACCCGGCCGCATCGCCGCCTGTCATTTGAACGACGACCCATGA
- a CDS encoding ABC transporter ATP-binding protein, with the protein MTDGAPTLQVDNLETHFFTKDGVAKAVDGVSFSVGRGEIMGLVGESGSGKSVTGFSILGLVDPPGRVVGGRVLFQGRDLLTLDPEGLRQLRGNRIAMIFQDPMMTLNPVLRVDTQMIETVRAHDASVSNDEARARARDALGQVGIPSPDERLKAYPHQFSGGMRQRVAIAIALLNKPDLIIADEPTTALDVTIQGQILYEAQKLCRETGTALIWITHDLAVIAGLADRISVMYAGRIVEQGDLGDVLDRPVHPYTRGLLGSVPGHNTRGKRLYQIPGMTPSLLNLPRGCAFKDRCPHGDMACDVAPEITTPLPGRAVRCAHPQLDAGARAS; encoded by the coding sequence ATGACCGACGGCGCGCCCACCCTGCAGGTCGACAACCTGGAAACCCATTTCTTCACCAAGGACGGCGTGGCCAAGGCCGTCGACGGCGTCAGCTTTTCCGTCGGCCGGGGCGAGATCATGGGCCTGGTCGGCGAGTCCGGATCGGGCAAATCGGTGACCGGGTTCTCGATCCTGGGTCTGGTCGATCCGCCGGGCCGGGTGGTCGGCGGCCGGGTCCTGTTCCAGGGCCGGGACCTGCTGACCCTGGACCCGGAAGGCCTGCGCCAGCTTCGCGGCAACCGCATCGCCATGATCTTCCAGGACCCGATGATGACGCTCAATCCGGTCCTGCGCGTCGACACGCAAATGATCGAGACCGTGCGCGCCCATGACGCCTCCGTCTCCAACGACGAGGCCCGTGCCCGCGCCCGCGACGCGCTCGGCCAGGTCGGCATCCCCAGCCCGGACGAGCGGCTCAAGGCCTATCCGCATCAGTTTTCCGGCGGCATGCGCCAGCGCGTGGCGATCGCCATCGCGCTTCTGAACAAGCCGGACCTGATCATCGCCGACGAGCCGACCACGGCCCTCGACGTCACCATCCAGGGCCAGATTTTGTACGAGGCGCAGAAGCTGTGCCGGGAAACCGGCACGGCGCTGATCTGGATCACCCACGACCTTGCCGTCATCGCCGGTCTGGCCGACCGGATCAGCGTCATGTACGCCGGGCGCATCGTCGAACAGGGGGACTTGGGCGATGTCCTCGACCGGCCCGTCCATCCCTACACGCGGGGGCTTCTGGGCTCCGTCCCCGGGCACAACACCCGGGGCAAGCGGCTGTACCAGATTCCCGGCATGACGCCGTCGCTGCTGAATCTGCCCCGGGGCTGCGCCTTCAAGGACCGCTGCCCCCATGGCGACATGGCCTGCGACGTGGCGCCGGAGATCACCACCCCGCTGCCGGGCCGGGCGGTGCGCTGCGCCCATCCGCAACTGGACGCGGGGGCGCGCGCATCATGA